In Candidatus Desulfofervidus auxilii, one genomic interval encodes:
- the prsK gene encoding XrtA/PEP-CTERM system histidine kinase PrsK has product MANFIALRSILPLFWIRMARVGECLLPANWILFIYAFAKKDRQILTKDKLVISIFYATSLFFMAFSQREFFITPLSDFLFRIERLGYYFYLFLCFSMIFILSKLEGILFSSKGAVRWQIKYAMLGLGSIFASFIFITGQRLLYRTIDLHFIPIHSVIILISLSLIVFASVRRHFLDVDVFVSRYAVYTSLTVIFVGIYFLSLGLMGELARKLGIDLGYLWEIPIIFISVLILSIVLLSDTVKRKVRYFISRHFYKDKYDYRAQWLNFSNRLSNKFTASEICNATLELLSEAMYVKQLSIWLYDEENESLQIASSKGLAKVDFKVEHKDFISSLKNRPFILKESLKKENSKVYEENREFFEKARASLCVPMIVGDNFIGIIAIGPEFSGKGFIQDDFDLLTSIAAQASNALLNVRLSDKLIQIKEQETFHRLSSFIVHDLKNLVYTLSLSLQNARKYFDEPEFKKDLLDTISNSVSKMKVLMAKLSSAPRGLKINLQQIDLNNLINEVVDSTKLNSKDINIKKYFGDIPVIKADKEQLKKVITNLMLNALEANGNRGEIKINTYSRNGWVVFSISDNGPGMDKEFKEKYLFKPFHSTKSKGLGIGLFQCKTIIDAHKGKIEVESEKWKGCTFTVKLPV; this is encoded by the coding sequence ATGGCTAATTTTATAGCACTGCGTAGCATCCTTCCCCTGTTCTGGATACGTATGGCCAGGGTAGGCGAATGTCTCCTTCCAGCAAACTGGATACTCTTTATCTATGCATTTGCCAAAAAAGATAGGCAAATTTTGACCAAGGATAAGCTGGTCATCTCTATTTTCTATGCTACATCTCTATTTTTTATGGCCTTTTCTCAAAGGGAATTTTTCATTACGCCCTTAAGCGACTTTCTCTTTAGGATTGAAAGGTTAGGCTATTATTTTTATCTCTTTCTCTGTTTTTCCATGATATTTATCCTTTCTAAGTTAGAAGGCATCCTTTTTTCTTCAAAAGGGGCAGTAAGGTGGCAAATAAAATATGCCATGCTTGGCTTGGGCTCTATATTTGCCTCTTTTATCTTTATTACTGGACAGAGGCTGCTTTACAGGACAATTGATTTACACTTTATCCCTATCCATTCAGTAATTATCCTCATCTCCCTTTCCCTTATTGTATTTGCCTCAGTAAGACGCCACTTTTTGGATGTAGATGTATTTGTGTCCCGTTATGCAGTGTATACTTCATTGACGGTAATATTTGTAGGCATATATTTCCTTTCCTTAGGTCTAATGGGGGAATTGGCAAGAAAACTTGGCATAGATTTAGGATACTTATGGGAAATACCTATCATCTTTATTTCTGTCCTTATTTTATCAATCGTTTTGCTCTCTGATACAGTGAAGCGGAAGGTAAGATACTTTATATCCAGACACTTTTATAAGGATAAATATGACTATAGGGCTCAGTGGCTAAATTTTTCAAACAGGTTGAGCAACAAATTTACTGCATCTGAGATATGCAATGCTACATTAGAGCTTCTATCTGAAGCCATGTATGTAAAGCAGCTATCAATCTGGCTTTATGATGAAGAAAATGAAAGTTTGCAAATAGCCTCTTCCAAAGGGCTTGCCAAAGTCGACTTTAAAGTAGAACATAAAGATTTCATCTCCTCCTTAAAAAACAGACCTTTTATCCTTAAAGAATCTCTTAAAAAGGAAAATAGCAAAGTTTATGAAGAAAATAGAGAATTTTTTGAAAAGGCAAGGGCTTCACTGTGTGTGCCTATGATAGTTGGGGATAATTTCATAGGTATAATTGCTATTGGACCTGAATTTAGTGGCAAGGGATTTATTCAGGATGACTTTGATTTATTAACATCCATTGCTGCTCAGGCCTCAAATGCCCTACTAAATGTCCGTCTTTCTGATAAGCTGATTCAAATCAAAGAACAAGAGACCTTTCATAGACTATCTTCTTTTATAGTGCACGACCTTAAAAACCTGGTTTATACATTATCTTTGAGCCTTCAAAATGCCAGAAAATACTTTGATGAGCCTGAATTTAAGAAGGATTTATTAGATACCATCTCTAACAGTGTCTCAAAGATGAAGGTCTTAATGGCAAAGTTATCTTCAGCTCCAAGAGGGCTTAAAATTAATTTGCAGCAGATAGATTTAAATAACTTAATCAATGAAGTTGTGGATAGCACTAAACTAAATAGCAAGGACATAAATATCAAGAAATATTTTGGAGATATACCTGTTATAAAAGCCGATAAGGAGCAATTAAAGAAAGTAATTACAAATCTTATGCTAAATGCCTTGGAGGCCAATGGAAATAGAGGAGAAATAAAAATCAATACATATTCCAGAAACGGATGGGTAGTCTTTTCTATTTCTGATAATGGACCAGGGATGGATAAAGAATTTAAAGAAAAGTATCTTTTCAAACCATTCCACTCTACAAAAAGCAAGGGGTTAGGCATTGGACTCTTTCAATGCAAGACCATCATAGATGCCCATAAAGGAAAAATTGAGGTAGAGAGTGAAAAATGGAAAGGCTGCACCTTCACGGTTAAACTCCCGGTTTGA
- a CDS encoding Uma2 family endonuclease — protein MAIAIPKKKKYTYEDYAKLPEGAPYQLIGGELIMTPTPTPYHQIVSRKIVSLLVQHVEKNDLGEVLYSPIDVYLTEEDTFQPDIIFISKERLNIIGETKIESAPDLIIELLSPATAYYDLGRKYEVYEKSGVREYWIVHPERKSIEIYQNEGSQFRLIQTAKETGAINSLVLKDLEINLEKVF, from the coding sequence ATGGCTATAGCAATTCCAAAAAAGAAGAAATATACCTATGAAGATTATGCAAAGCTTCCTGAAGGCGCCCCTTATCAACTTATTGGTGGAGAATTAATTATGACCCCAACTCCCACACCCTATCATCAAATAGTTTCGCGAAAAATAGTGTCTTTATTAGTTCAGCATGTGGAAAAGAATGATTTAGGAGAAGTTCTTTATAGCCCCATAGATGTTTACCTAACCGAAGAAGATACCTTTCAACCCGATATTATCTTTATTTCAAAAGAAAGGCTTAATATCATTGGTGAAACTAAAATAGAAAGTGCCCCAGACCTTATAATAGAACTCCTCTCTCCTGCTACTGCCTATTACGACCTTGGTAGAAAATATGAAGTCTACGAAAAAAGTGGTGTAAGGGAATACTGGATTGTCCATCCAGAGAGAAAAAGCATAGAAATTTATCAAAATGAAGGTAGTCAATTTAGACTCATCCAAACAGCAAAAGAAACAGGTGCTATCAATTCTCTGGTTTTAAAAGACCTTGAAATTAACTTAGAAAAGGTATTCTAA